In a single window of the bacterium genome:
- the dcd gene encoding dCTP deaminase: MILSDTQIEKEIEQGSIKIEPFRAKCLGSNSYDVHLGKTLGVYDDAILDSKKDNSVHYFEIPEEGYVLKPNVLYLGITEEYTETHKHVPFLEGKSSAGRLGIDIHATAGKGDVGFCNYWTLEISVQMPVRVYAGMPIGQLIYFEVSGEVRTSYATKASAKYNQKDVKPMGSMMWKNF, translated from the coding sequence ATGATTTTAAGTGATACCCAAATAGAAAAAGAAATAGAACAAGGAAGCATCAAAATAGAACCTTTCAGAGCAAAGTGTTTAGGGTCAAACAGTTATGATGTGCATCTTGGTAAAACCTTGGGTGTTTATGATGACGCTATTTTGGATAGCAAAAAAGATAACAGCGTTCACTACTTTGAAATTCCAGAAGAAGGATATGTTTTAAAACCTAATGTTTTGTATTTGGGAATTACTGAAGAATATACCGAAACCCATAAACATGTGCCTTTTTTAGAAGGTAAGTCCAGTGCCGGTCGTTTGGGGATTGATATTCACGCCACGGCAGGTAAGGGTGATGTTGGTTTTTGTAATTATTGGACTTTGGAAATCTCTGTGCAAATGCCAGTAAGGGTGTATGCGGGGATGCCTATTGGACAGCTGATTTATTTTGAAGTCAGTGGAGAAGTCAGAACCAGCTATGCCACAAAAGCTTCCGCCAAGTACAATCAAAAAGATGTTAAGCCCATGGGCTCCATGATGTGGAAAAACTTTTAA
- a CDS encoding peptide ABC transporter substrate-binding protein, with product MQKNILRYALVLGFSLIVSSCISTENEKFFGTTKPKHDPNVLWINNGSEPQYMDPQKASGAPDGEIVRNMFGRLTEINPKTGKPIADMAERWEISEDGTEFTFYMRKGLQWSDGKPLTAHDVEYSWLRLLDPETASVYASLAFDIVNGDAYNLGAIFVQGQGLSVEKIQDTLSALDLGDIKQSKYPAGFMVYPEGSDKDAVRKAILKKVNEEKVLGAEVTAEPAAKKHVQAKALDDERFWVKLNGPLPYFLAMIEFYIFAIVPEHVIEKIKARDGDDSLWVRPENVVCNYAYCLEEEAFRQYKIFKKNPLFWDAKNVTLDTVKAYSIESGNTNIFMYRTGEVDWTGANTDVPLEYIKKLKHLEDFHIDPYLGVYFYGFNVNSKPLDDSRVRRALSKAVDRKALSEILGGGEIPFADMVMDGLAGYKSLGTPLFEPKEAKRLLAEAGFPDGKGFPRLELVYNTQEKHKQIGQAVQQMWKENLNIEIELVNKEWKVYLDDMTGRNYDIIRRGWIGDFIDPYTFLELALSTSGNNRTGWKNAKYDKLIRNANIMSDYDKRLEMMREAEKIHAQEMPFMPLFLYTRNHIKKPYLKGFYFDYQGHHHWRYMYIDERYYDGKYHKELPEEEDPLRRSPVWPPSEETTTITLDEIKGSKSASVNVTQINKVGS from the coding sequence ATGCAGAAAAATATTTTGCGTTATGCGCTAGTTTTAGGGTTTAGTTTAATAGTAAGTTCTTGTATTTCAACGGAAAATGAGAAGTTTTTTGGTACAACAAAACCAAAACATGATCCAAATGTTTTGTGGATCAACAATGGATCAGAACCACAATATATGGATCCACAAAAAGCTTCTGGTGCGCCGGATGGTGAAATTGTAAGAAATATGTTTGGTCGTTTAACAGAAATTAATCCTAAAACCGGCAAACCTATTGCTGACATGGCAGAAAGATGGGAAATTTCTGAGGATGGGACTGAATTTACATTTTATATGCGAAAAGGATTGCAGTGGTCAGATGGTAAGCCTCTGACAGCACATGATGTTGAGTATTCATGGTTACGTTTGCTTGATCCAGAAACAGCGTCTGTGTACGCAAGTTTGGCTTTTGATATTGTTAACGGTGACGCTTATAATCTGGGAGCAATTTTTGTTCAAGGCCAAGGGCTCAGTGTTGAAAAAATTCAAGATACATTAAGTGCTTTGGATCTGGGCGATATCAAACAGTCCAAATATCCAGCGGGCTTCATGGTCTATCCAGAGGGTTCTGATAAAGATGCTGTGCGCAAAGCTATTCTAAAGAAAGTAAATGAGGAAAAAGTTTTAGGTGCAGAGGTTACAGCAGAACCGGCCGCCAAAAAACATGTTCAAGCTAAGGCTTTGGATGATGAACGGTTTTGGGTCAAGCTTAATGGTCCACTTCCATATTTCTTAGCCATGATTGAGTTTTATATTTTTGCCATTGTTCCTGAGCATGTGATTGAAAAAATTAAAGCGCGCGACGGTGATGATAGTTTATGGGTACGCCCTGAAAATGTGGTGTGTAACTATGCATATTGTTTGGAAGAAGAGGCCTTTAGACAGTATAAAATTTTTAAAAAGAACCCATTATTTTGGGATGCTAAAAATGTCACCCTTGATACCGTGAAAGCCTATTCTATTGAAAGTGGTAATACCAATATTTTTATGTACAGAACAGGGGAGGTTGATTGGACAGGTGCCAATACCGATGTGCCCTTGGAGTACATTAAAAAACTTAAGCACTTAGAAGATTTTCATATTGATCCTTATCTTGGCGTATACTTTTATGGCTTTAATGTGAACTCTAAACCTCTGGATGATAGCAGAGTGAGAAGAGCCTTGAGTAAAGCTGTGGATAGAAAAGCTTTGTCTGAGATTTTGGGTGGCGGTGAGATTCCTTTTGCCGATATGGTTATGGATGGCTTAGCGGGTTACAAATCTTTAGGTACGCCATTGTTTGAGCCGAAAGAAGCAAAAAGACTTTTAGCAGAAGCAGGCTTTCCAGATGGCAAAGGTTTTCCTCGCTTAGAGCTGGTTTACAACACCCAAGAAAAACATAAGCAAATTGGACAAGCCGTTCAACAAATGTGGAAAGAGAATCTTAACATTGAGATAGAGTTGGTGAATAAAGAATGGAAAGTGTATCTGGATGATATGACCGGAAGAAACTACGACATTATTCGTAGAGGTTGGATTGGTGACTTTATTGATCCTTACACTTTCTTGGAATTGGCCTTGTCAACATCCGGCAACAATAGAACAGGTTGGAAGAATGCAAAGTACGATAAGTTGATTCGTAATGCGAATATCATGAGCGATTACGATAAGCGACTTGAAATGATGCGTGAAGCAGAGAAAATTCATGCGCAAGAGATGCCTTTTATGCCATTGTTTTTGTATACAAGGAATCATATCAAAAAACCCTATTTGAAAGGCTTTTACTTTGACTATCAAGGACATCATCATTGGAGGTATATGTACATTGATGAGCGTTACTATGATGGTAAATATCATAAAGAGCTTCCTGAGGAAGAAGATCCTTTAAGAAGAAGCCCTGTGTGGCCTCCATCAGAGGAAACAACAACCATAACTTTGGATGAAATAAAGGGTTCAAAGTCAGCGAGTGTCAATGTAACGCAAATCAATAAGGTGGGATCATGA
- a CDS encoding ABC transporter permease subunit yields the protein MIRFITRRLIGIVITFFVAISLSFFIVRYAKGSPFTSERAMTAEVKQALEERYGFDKPMPVQYMNYMKKVFFEFDLGLSTKYPDRTVNEIIGMSLPKTMLLGMFALFWAILVGLSAGIIGAVKQNTKWDFAAMSMAVVGISLPSFVLGPILALIFALGLLWFPAGGWGTFSHLVLPAITLGTLRAAYIARLSRSGMLEVVRSDFVRTARAKGLRESYIIWKHALKGGIIPVVSYLGPAIANIMVGSVVVEKIFNLPGMGPYFVDAAFNRDYFLVLGVVIVYSAFLLLLNLAVDVAYRLLDPRVNFNG from the coding sequence ATGATTAGATTTATTACCCGACGTTTGATCGGTATTGTTATTACATTTTTTGTGGCAATCAGCTTGTCATTTTTTATTGTTCGTTATGCCAAGGGTTCACCCTTTACATCTGAGCGGGCCATGACTGCTGAAGTAAAACAAGCTTTAGAAGAGCGCTACGGCTTTGATAAGCCAATGCCAGTTCAATACATGAACTACATGAAAAAAGTGTTTTTTGAATTTGATTTGGGTTTATCAACCAAATACCCAGACAGAACCGTGAATGAAATTATTGGTATGAGCTTACCTAAAACCATGCTGCTTGGCATGTTTGCTTTGTTTTGGGCTATACTCGTGGGCTTGTCTGCAGGAATAATTGGAGCTGTGAAGCAAAATACCAAGTGGGATTTTGCTGCCATGTCGATGGCCGTTGTGGGTATAAGCTTACCCAGTTTTGTTTTAGGTCCAATTTTAGCTTTGATTTTTGCGCTGGGCTTACTATGGTTTCCTGCCGGTGGCTGGGGAACCTTTAGTCACTTGGTTTTACCCGCTATTACTTTAGGAACGCTCAGAGCTGCGTATATTGCGCGTTTATCTAGGAGTGGAATGCTTGAAGTAGTCCGTTCTGATTTTGTTAGAACAGCCCGAGCAAAAGGTTTAAGAGAGTCTTACATTATTTGGAAACACGCATTGAAAGGCGGTATCATTCCGGTTGTAAGTTATTTAGGGCCAGCCATTGCGAACATCATGGTTGGAAGCGTTGTGGTAGAAAAAATCTTTAACTTACCAGGGATGGGACCTTACTTTGTTGATGCGGCCTTTAACCGGGATTATTTTTTAGTGTTGGGTGTTGTGATTGTTTATTCAGCATTTCTTTTATTATTAAACTTGGCGGTGGATGTTGCCTACCGTTTATTAGATCCGAGGGTAAATTTCAATGGCTAA
- a CDS encoding OmpA family protein: protein MLKKGMISFVLVAALALFQTSCATKTGKGAAIGGVGGAAAGAGIGALVGGKNGALAGAAIGAVAGTATGAAIGRHMDKKEAKLRKQVKSANIQRVGNDLIVRFPSGILFDSNQYSLKAASQNDLAEFAKIIAEDNTTSLVIEGHTDNTGSDSYNQVLSKNRAESVQTFLSSKGVPTSRMAAVGAGESQPVADNSSAEGRALNRRVVVKVMADAVAIEKMNKG, encoded by the coding sequence ATGTTAAAAAAAGGAATGATAAGTTTTGTTCTAGTGGCCGCTTTGGCGCTATTTCAAACATCGTGTGCAACAAAAACAGGTAAAGGCGCAGCCATTGGCGGTGTTGGAGGAGCAGCAGCAGGAGCTGGTATAGGCGCATTAGTCGGTGGTAAAAACGGCGCTTTAGCAGGTGCAGCTATTGGTGCAGTAGCGGGTACAGCAACAGGTGCAGCCATTGGTCGTCACATGGATAAAAAAGAAGCCAAACTTAGAAAACAAGTTAAGAGCGCCAATATTCAGCGTGTGGGCAACGATTTGATTGTACGTTTTCCTTCTGGAATCTTGTTTGACAGTAATCAGTATTCATTAAAAGCAGCTTCACAAAATGATTTGGCGGAGTTTGCTAAAATTATTGCTGAGGACAATACCACATCATTGGTTATTGAAGGTCATACCGATAACACAGGTTCAGATAGTTATAACCAAGTTTTATCAAAAAACAGAGCTGAAAGTGTTCAGACATTTTTGAGTTCAAAAGGTGTTCCTACTTCAAGAATGGCAGCTGTAGGCGCAGGAGAATCTCAGCCAGTGGCAGATAACTCTTCAGCAGAAGGAAGAGCCCTGAACAGACGCGTTGTCGTTAAAGTAATGGCAGATGCTGTTGCTATTGAAAAAATGAACAAAGGTTAA
- a CDS encoding Zn-dependent oligopeptidase, translating to MHNSPIDFNLDAKQITEHCQQAIKQLDMRLSSIENLNPDSVSFNNTFVAFDQSLGDFSDIYLPLVFFNSVSADKSLRDSAFNCQQQVNQFYVDLYTREKLYRVLHSFKNKHDYLELKPVDKRLVDKTLLAFERSGMKLNQHQRSRYNKLSKALSELQSQFSKNLAEHTDNTELTKSDLEGLPESFLEQLEKTKGNTYIVTLAYPHYFSIMENAKKASTRKLLQTKFFKRGGKQNIALFQQALRIRHILAKIMGYKNHAAFILEERMAKTPENVEHFLKDLTNKLRPKLKQELDQLLALKQKEQPGTTHLNDWDWRYYMNQLKKEKYQVDQELIKEYFPAKTVIKGMFDIYQTLFNVKFNQIDNHFAWHKDAQLFSITENNDPNPVAYFYMDLYPRNNKYPHAAAFTLKSGRLLPDGSYNKPVSAIVANFPQPSQDTPSLLPINQVETLFHEFGHIMHQTLTRAPYLAFSGTSVARDFVETPSQVLENWVWDERMLNKFSGHYQNASQTLPKDLLDKILASKLCDTGLHYCRQLMFATVDLKYHTSNGKLDPIKLWSDVQKDIFSIPMPEDSLKVAGFGHLMGGYDSAYYGYLWAEVYAADLFTRFEKNGLLDQNAGLDYKKWILEKGGSQDAEVLIEGFLQRSSNNNAFIQSLGL from the coding sequence ATGCACAACTCGCCTATTGATTTTAATCTAGACGCCAAACAAATCACAGAACATTGCCAGCAAGCTATAAAACAGCTGGACATGAGACTCTCTTCAATTGAAAACTTAAATCCAGACAGCGTCAGCTTTAACAATACCTTTGTTGCCTTTGATCAAAGCTTAGGAGACTTTAGCGACATTTATTTGCCTCTGGTTTTTTTCAACAGTGTCTCTGCCGACAAATCATTAAGAGATTCCGCTTTTAATTGCCAACAGCAGGTGAATCAATTTTATGTTGATCTTTATACGCGAGAAAAACTTTATAGAGTTTTACATAGCTTTAAAAATAAACATGATTATCTTGAGCTTAAACCCGTTGATAAGCGTTTGGTTGACAAAACGCTTCTTGCTTTTGAGCGTTCAGGCATGAAACTCAATCAACATCAAAGATCACGTTACAACAAACTCAGTAAGGCCTTAAGTGAACTGCAATCACAATTCAGTAAAAACCTTGCTGAACACACTGACAATACAGAGCTTACAAAAAGCGATCTCGAAGGCTTACCCGAATCTTTTCTAGAGCAGCTTGAGAAAACCAAAGGCAATACTTACATTGTTACGTTGGCCTACCCACACTATTTTTCCATTATGGAAAATGCCAAAAAAGCTTCCACACGAAAGCTTTTACAAACAAAGTTTTTCAAACGTGGCGGAAAACAGAATATTGCCTTGTTTCAACAAGCTTTACGCATACGTCATATTTTAGCAAAAATCATGGGCTATAAAAATCACGCGGCATTCATTTTAGAAGAGCGTATGGCCAAAACCCCAGAAAACGTTGAGCACTTTCTTAAAGACCTTACTAACAAACTCCGGCCTAAACTCAAACAAGAGCTTGACCAACTCCTTGCACTCAAACAAAAAGAGCAACCTGGCACAACACATCTCAATGACTGGGATTGGCGCTACTATATGAATCAACTGAAAAAAGAAAAATACCAAGTTGATCAAGAACTTATCAAAGAATACTTCCCGGCAAAAACTGTGATCAAGGGTATGTTTGACATTTATCAAACGCTATTCAACGTAAAGTTTAATCAAATTGATAATCACTTTGCTTGGCACAAAGATGCTCAATTATTTAGCATTACTGAAAACAATGATCCTAATCCAGTGGCATACTTTTACATGGATTTATACCCTCGTAACAACAAATACCCCCATGCCGCTGCCTTTACTTTAAAATCAGGAAGACTGTTGCCCGATGGTAGCTATAATAAACCGGTATCTGCTATTGTGGCAAACTTCCCTCAGCCAAGCCAAGACACCCCCTCTTTATTGCCTATCAATCAGGTAGAAACCCTATTTCATGAGTTTGGTCACATCATGCACCAAACTCTAACTCGCGCTCCGTACTTAGCCTTTTCTGGAACAAGTGTCGCCAGAGACTTTGTTGAAACCCCTTCACAGGTTTTAGAGAATTGGGTGTGGGATGAACGCATGCTCAATAAATTCTCCGGACATTATCAAAACGCTTCTCAAACTTTGCCTAAAGACCTGCTAGACAAGATCCTAGCCTCCAAACTCTGCGATACAGGTCTACACTATTGCAGACAATTGATGTTTGCCACCGTTGATTTAAAGTACCATACAAGCAATGGTAAACTTGATCCCATCAAACTTTGGAGTGATGTACAAAAGGATATTTTTAGCATTCCCATGCCAGAAGATTCTCTCAAAGTTGCAGGCTTTGGCCACCTCATGGGCGGCTATGATTCTGCCTATTATGGTTACCTTTGGGCTGAAGTTTATGCCGCAGACTTATTTACACGCTTTGAAAAAAATGGGCTGCTGGACCAAAACGCAGGTCTTGACTATAAAAAGTGGATTTTAGAAAAAGGTGGAAGTCAAGATGCAGAAGTATTGATTGAAGGTTTTCTACAAAGATCTTCCAACAACAATGCGTTTATTCAAAGCTTAGGCTTGTAG